Proteins from a genomic interval of Nocardia sp. BMG51109:
- a CDS encoding GyrI-like domain-containing protein — MDFEIVTLDDSLVAGLTVPLAGREVTARDLDLVNFTWDRYLSREKNVPRVAAYIGQYDHAVAVLGYALESLQELDTGDVMTRIPAGRYAKFVVSDKPYDLLRTAWAKVAKAESAGTITRSHTAELERYTGPTSVEVYVSLD; from the coding sequence GTGGACTTCGAAATCGTGACACTGGACGACAGCCTGGTCGCCGGGCTGACCGTGCCGCTGGCGGGCCGCGAGGTGACCGCGCGCGACCTGGATCTGGTGAACTTCACCTGGGATCGCTACCTGTCCCGGGAGAAGAACGTGCCCCGGGTGGCCGCCTACATCGGACAGTACGACCACGCCGTCGCGGTGCTCGGCTACGCACTGGAATCGTTGCAGGAGCTGGACACCGGCGACGTGATGACGCGCATCCCGGCCGGGCGCTACGCCAAGTTCGTCGTCTCCGACAAGCCCTACGACCTGCTGCGCACGGCGTGGGCGAAGGTGGCCAAGGCCGAGAGCGCCGGCACCATCACCCGCTCGCACACCGCGGAGCTGGAGCGCTACACCGGCCCGACATCGGTCGAGGTGTACGTCTCGCTGGACTGA
- a CDS encoding GyrI-like domain-containing protein, with protein MDFNVVDRHETLVAGTVLRSPALAVEGPRRLKVEETWKRTLARKLPGPPATAYVDHAPEIGSYLTHIVGYHCATVDDLLAGDVLARVPAGRFARFIRSGDNLGDTIVSVWRAVWDLEAAGALVRSYTGDFEHYPDTKTVEVFVALKDDGTVEGDR; from the coding sequence GTGGATTTCAATGTCGTTGACCGCCACGAGACGCTGGTGGCGGGGACGGTGCTACGGAGCCCGGCACTGGCGGTCGAGGGACCGCGCCGGCTGAAGGTGGAGGAGACCTGGAAGCGCACTCTCGCGCGCAAACTACCCGGCCCGCCGGCGACCGCGTACGTGGACCACGCGCCGGAAATCGGGTCGTATCTGACCCACATCGTCGGCTATCACTGCGCCACCGTGGACGATCTGCTGGCCGGTGACGTGCTGGCCCGGGTGCCCGCCGGCCGGTTCGCCCGGTTCATCCGCAGCGGCGACAACCTGGGCGACACCATCGTGTCCGTCTGGCGCGCGGTGTGGGATCTCGAGGCGGCCGGGGCGCTGGTGCGCTCCTACACCGGAGACTTCGAGCATTATCCGGATACGAAGACGGTCGAGGTGTTCGTCGCCCTGAAGGACGACGGCACGGTCGAGGGCGACAGGTAG